A single genomic interval of Bradyrhizobium sp. sBnM-33 harbors:
- a CDS encoding thiamine pyrophosphate-dependent enzyme — translation MNSDTPARNTRVMNRFDLTSRLVAKLKNEEAVIGGIGNTNFDLWAAGHRPQNFYMLGSMGLAFPIALGVALAQPERRVFALEGDGSLLMQLGSLSTIATLKPKNLTMVVMDNGIYQITGAQPTPGAAVADIVAIAVASGLANSSWAADEEDFERLVEKSMSTAGPTLIGVRIDDKPGTGTTRRDPVQIRERFMHGLGIRESL, via the coding sequence ATGAACAGCGACACCCCTGCCCGCAATACCAGGGTCATGAACCGCTTCGATCTCACCTCGCGGCTGGTCGCGAAGCTGAAGAACGAGGAAGCCGTGATCGGCGGCATCGGCAACACCAATTTCGACCTGTGGGCCGCCGGCCACCGGCCGCAGAATTTCTACATGCTCGGCAGCATGGGCCTCGCCTTCCCGATCGCGCTTGGCGTGGCGCTCGCGCAACCAGAACGCCGGGTGTTCGCGCTCGAGGGCGACGGCTCGCTGTTGATGCAACTGGGTTCGCTGTCGACGATCGCGACACTTAAGCCGAAAAACCTCACCATGGTGGTGATGGACAACGGCATCTACCAGATCACCGGTGCGCAACCGACGCCGGGTGCCGCCGTCGCCGACATCGTCGCCATCGCTGTCGCGAGCGGGCTCGCCAACAGCAGTTGGGCGGCGGACGAGGAGGATTTCGAACGCCTGGTCGAGAAGTCCATGTCGACCGCGGGCCCGACGCTGATCGGTGTCCGCATCGACGACAAGCCGGGCACGGGCACCACCCGCCGCGACCCCGTACAAATCCGGGAGCGCTTCATGCACGGTCTGGGCATACGGGAGTCGCTCTGA
- a CDS encoding hydroxyacid dehydrogenase, whose translation MTVNNKRVFYVKYLAHEIYVDILKSRADVRLDRLENDSPDTIAAPILSAAHAYQVGAARDEIARHFHGDQDLLRRAPNLLIVSSNGAGFDPVDVDACTAAGVLVVNQSGGNANSVAEHALGMMLTLSKRILESDRALRRQANVNRNALIGNEVQGKTVGIVGIGNVGRRIAELCNGLLHMKVIAYDPYLTAEEIAARGGEKVELHDLMRRSDFVSISCPLTKDNRRMIGAREFALMQPHAFFITTARGFIHDEEALYEALRDKGIAGAGLDVWDKEPPPPEHPLLQFDNVLASPHTAGVTKEARINMGRIAAEQILDALDGKRPPRIVNPEVWPDYARRFERTFGFAPK comes from the coding sequence ATGACCGTCAACAACAAACGTGTGTTCTATGTCAAATATCTCGCCCACGAGATCTATGTCGATATCCTGAAAAGCCGCGCCGATGTGCGGCTCGACCGGCTGGAGAATGACAGTCCCGATACGATCGCAGCGCCGATCTTGTCGGCGGCGCATGCCTACCAGGTGGGCGCGGCGCGTGACGAGATCGCCAGGCATTTTCACGGCGATCAGGATTTGTTGCGGCGGGCGCCGAACCTCCTGATCGTGTCCTCGAACGGCGCTGGCTTCGATCCCGTGGATGTCGATGCCTGCACGGCGGCTGGCGTGCTCGTCGTCAACCAGTCCGGCGGCAACGCCAATTCGGTCGCCGAGCATGCGCTGGGGATGATGCTGACGCTGTCCAAGCGCATCCTTGAATCTGACCGCGCGCTGCGCCGCCAAGCCAACGTCAACCGCAACGCGCTGATCGGCAACGAAGTGCAGGGCAAGACGGTCGGCATCGTCGGCATCGGCAATGTCGGCCGCCGTATCGCCGAGCTCTGCAACGGCCTATTACATATGAAGGTGATCGCCTACGATCCCTATCTGACCGCGGAAGAAATCGCCGCCCGCGGCGGCGAAAAGGTCGAGCTTCATGATCTGATGCGCCGTTCGGATTTCGTCTCGATCTCCTGTCCCCTGACCAAGGACAATCGCCGCATGATCGGCGCCCGCGAGTTCGCGCTAATGCAGCCGCACGCCTTCTTCATCACTACGGCGCGCGGCTTCATTCACGATGAGGAAGCGCTGTACGAGGCATTGCGCGACAAAGGCATTGCTGGAGCCGGTCTCGACGTCTGGGACAAGGAGCCGCCGCCGCCGGAGCATCCGCTGCTGCAGTTCGACAATGTGCTGGCGAGCCCGCATACGGCCGGAGTGACGAAAGAAGCGCGCATCAATATGGGCAGGATCGCCGCCGAGCAGATTCTCGACGCGCTCGACGGCAAGCGACCGCCGCGCATCGTCAATCCCGAGGTGTGGCCCGATTACGCCAGGCGCTTCGAGCGCACGTTCGGATTTGCGCCGAAATAG
- a CDS encoding ABC transporter ATP-binding protein has translation MTVVIKNLKLALPPGGDRAHAVDDVSFELAAGKILCVVGESGSGKSMCAHALMGLLPDTVTAESGEILLEGKNLLTLSPAEWLALRGRGIAMVFQEPMTALNPLMRIGDQIAEMFEAHDLLTPKERQQKALALIREVGLPDPERAVRAYPHQLSGGQRQRAMIAMALALEPAVLVADEPTTALDVTTQAQILKLIRDLQRRRNMAVMFITHDFGVVAEIADRVVVLQHGKVVEQGTADDVLLRAQHPYTRALLAAVPTLQPPQRSPLPDRSKAVEVIGLGKTYVSGGGWFRSERRVEAAKNVSFDIFRGETLGLVGESGSGKSSVARLVMRLIEPDAGTVRIGDVDLTRIGGKALREQRRRIQMVFQDPFASLNPRRKVGNIITDGPIAHGVDPAAARKRAGELLSLVGLNAGAMERFPHEFSGGQRQRIGIARALALDPEILVADEAVSALDVSVQAQVLDLLEDLKARLGLSMLFITHDLRVAAQICDRIAVMQHGAIVELKSASLLFAASEHAYTRELLSAVPGQTASSKAA, from the coding sequence ATGACTGTCGTCATCAAGAACCTGAAGCTGGCGCTGCCGCCCGGTGGCGACCGCGCCCATGCGGTGGATGACGTTTCGTTCGAACTAGCAGCCGGAAAAATTCTCTGCGTGGTCGGTGAATCCGGCTCCGGCAAATCGATGTGCGCCCATGCGCTGATGGGGCTGCTGCCGGATACGGTGACGGCTGAATCCGGCGAGATCCTGCTTGAAGGAAAGAACCTGCTGACGCTCAGCCCGGCGGAATGGCTGGCGCTGCGCGGCCGCGGCATCGCGATGGTGTTCCAGGAGCCGATGACGGCACTCAATCCCTTGATGCGGATCGGCGACCAGATCGCCGAGATGTTCGAGGCGCATGATTTGCTGACGCCGAAGGAGCGGCAGCAGAAAGCCCTCGCCTTGATCCGCGAAGTCGGCCTGCCCGACCCCGAGCGCGCTGTGCGCGCCTATCCCCATCAACTGTCCGGTGGCCAGCGCCAGCGCGCCATGATCGCGATGGCGCTGGCGCTCGAACCGGCCGTGCTGGTCGCCGACGAACCGACCACCGCACTCGACGTCACCACGCAGGCGCAGATCCTCAAACTGATCCGCGACCTGCAGCGCCGCCGCAACATGGCGGTCATGTTCATCACCCACGATTTCGGCGTCGTCGCCGAGATCGCCGATCGCGTGGTCGTGCTTCAGCACGGCAAGGTGGTCGAGCAAGGCACCGCCGACGACGTGCTGCTCCGCGCGCAACATCCCTATACCCGCGCCTTGCTGGCGGCTGTTCCCACGCTGCAGCCACCGCAGCGGTCGCCTCTGCCCGATCGCAGCAAGGCGGTGGAAGTGATCGGGCTCGGCAAGACCTATGTCAGCGGCGGCGGATGGTTCCGCAGCGAGCGCCGCGTGGAGGCGGCCAAGAACGTCAGCTTCGATATTTTTCGCGGCGAGACGCTCGGTCTGGTCGGCGAATCCGGTTCCGGAAAATCGTCCGTCGCCCGCCTCGTCATGCGCCTGATCGAACCCGATGCCGGCACCGTGCGTATCGGCGATGTCGATCTCACCCGGATCGGCGGCAAGGCGCTGCGCGAACAGCGCCGCCGCATCCAGATGGTGTTTCAGGATCCGTTCGCTTCGCTCAATCCACGCCGCAAGGTCGGCAACATCATCACCGATGGACCGATCGCGCATGGCGTCGATCCGGCGGCGGCACGAAAGCGTGCCGGCGAGCTGCTCAGCCTCGTCGGCCTCAACGCCGGCGCGATGGAGCGCTTTCCGCATGAGTTCTCCGGCGGCCAGCGTCAGCGCATTGGAATCGCCCGCGCACTGGCGCTCGATCCGGAAATCCTGGTCGCCGACGAAGCCGTCTCCGCGCTCGACGTCTCCGTGCAAGCACAGGTCTTGGACCTCTTGGAAGATCTGAAGGCCCGCCTTGGCCTATCGATGCTGTTCATCACCCACGATTTGCGCGTGGCCGCGCAAATCTGCGACCGCATCGCCGTGATGCAACACGGTGCGATCGTCGAGCTCAAATCCGCCTCGCTCCTGTTCGCGGCCTCCGAGCACGCTTACACCCGCGAACTGCTCTCCGCCGTACCCGGCCAAACCGCGTCGTCCAAGGCGGCATGA
- a CDS encoding ABC transporter permease, which translates to MRQVSRVLLRNPGGMIGIAILFIAVTVALIGPLLFPTSPWRMVQRPFLPPFTLAGFPLGTDALGRDVMAGIIYGARVSLLVGLISTLASLAVGIPLGAAAGYFGGKIDDALMRFTEFFQTVPSFALAIVLVAIMQPSIVSIVAAIAIVSWPPVARLVRGEVMSLRTREYVQAAVVTGQTNWWIIWREILPNALSPVIVLASLMVATAILLESSLSFLGLGDPNLMSWGYMVGAGRTVIRQAWWITVFPGIAILVSVLALNLIGEGLNDALNPRLAKGGR; encoded by the coding sequence ATGAGGCAGGTTTCGCGAGTGCTGTTGCGCAACCCCGGCGGCATGATCGGCATTGCGATCCTTTTCATCGCGGTGACCGTCGCCCTGATTGGCCCGCTGCTGTTTCCGACCTCGCCCTGGCGCATGGTGCAACGGCCGTTCCTGCCGCCGTTCACGTTGGCCGGCTTTCCGCTCGGCACCGATGCGCTGGGCCGCGATGTGATGGCCGGCATCATCTATGGCGCGCGCGTCTCGCTGCTGGTCGGCCTCATTTCGACGCTGGCCTCGCTGGCGGTCGGCATTCCGCTCGGCGCCGCGGCCGGATATTTCGGCGGCAAGATCGACGATGCCCTGATGCGGTTCACCGAGTTTTTCCAGACGGTCCCGAGTTTTGCACTGGCAATCGTGCTCGTCGCGATCATGCAACCCTCCATCGTATCGATTGTGGCGGCGATAGCTATCGTGAGCTGGCCGCCGGTGGCGCGGCTGGTCCGCGGCGAAGTTATGTCGCTGCGCACCCGCGAATACGTCCAGGCGGCGGTAGTGACCGGCCAGACCAACTGGTGGATCATCTGGCGCGAAATCCTGCCGAACGCGCTTTCTCCCGTCATCGTGCTGGCCTCGCTGATGGTCGCGACCGCGATCCTGCTGGAATCCTCGCTGTCCTTTCTCGGCCTCGGCGATCCCAACCTGATGTCGTGGGGCTACATGGTGGGCGCCGGCCGCACCGTGATCCGTCAGGCCTGGTGGATCACGGTCTTTCCCGGCATCGCCATTCTCGTTTCGGTGCTGGCGCTGAACCTGATCGGCGAAGGCCTCAACGACGCGCTCAACCCTCGCCTCGCCAAAGGAGGGCGCTGA
- a CDS encoding alpha/beta fold hydrolase: MAEPADRFYESQGLRLHYVDWGNESAPPLILIHGGLDHCRSWDAIARELQPHFHIMAPDLRGHGDSEWAKGSSYSLTDNVYDLTRLMRFAALQDAAIVGHSMGGMVALAYAGTYPERVSRLAVLDGAFLSGSQPAPIAEQMSRWIDQLDRISEHQESTFRTVEEAAKRLSARNRRLTPALALHLASYGARKGADGLYRWKFDHYQRARAPYRLSPEDYIALWSRITCPTLLMWGDESFLPDPAGLLAHFKRAELEKIAGAGHWLHHDRLDVVLASLRRFLGAPQAAQAAK, from the coding sequence ATGGCCGAACCGGCAGATCGCTTCTATGAGTCGCAGGGGCTGCGGTTGCACTATGTCGACTGGGGCAATGAATCCGCGCCGCCGTTGATCCTGATTCACGGCGGGCTCGACCATTGCCGTAGCTGGGATGCGATCGCGCGAGAATTGCAGCCGCATTTCCATATCATGGCGCCGGACCTGCGCGGGCACGGGGATTCCGAATGGGCGAAGGGAAGCAGCTACAGCCTCACCGACAACGTCTATGATCTCACCCGGCTGATGCGCTTTGCGGCGCTGCAGGACGCCGCGATTGTCGGCCACTCGATGGGCGGCATGGTCGCCTTGGCCTATGCCGGCACCTATCCGGAGAGAGTGTCGCGCCTTGCCGTGCTGGATGGCGCGTTCTTGTCGGGCTCGCAGCCCGCACCGATCGCCGAGCAGATGTCGCGCTGGATCGACCAGCTCGACCGTATCTCCGAGCATCAAGAGAGCACGTTCCGGACGGTCGAGGAGGCGGCGAAGCGGTTGTCCGCGCGCAACAGGCGGCTGACGCCGGCGTTGGCGCTTCATCTTGCCAGCTACGGCGCTCGGAAAGGTGCCGACGGCCTCTATCGCTGGAAATTCGATCATTATCAGCGGGCGAGGGCGCCATACCGGCTATCGCCGGAAGATTATATCGCCCTGTGGTCGCGCATCACCTGTCCAACCCTGTTGATGTGGGGAGACGAAAGCTTTCTCCCTGATCCCGCCGGCCTGCTTGCGCACTTCAAGAGAGCCGAGCTGGAGAAGATCGCGGGCGCCGGACACTGGTTGCACCATGACCGGCTCGACGTGGTTCTGGCGTCGCTGCGACGGTTCCTCGGGGCGCCACAGGCTGCGCAAGCCGCGAAGTGA
- a CDS encoding ABC transporter permease produces the protein MISFIAQRIAKAIVVLLALVVMNFFLIRMAPGDPAVVMAGEAGAGDQLFIAQLREKFGLDKPLPVQLFLYVKGIVGLDLGFSFRQQMPVSKLILDRLPATLLLTGTAFAISLAFGILFGALAARFAGTWADTAITVAALIFYATPLFWVALMAILLFSVALDWLPSFGYETVGAGYTGLAHVLDVAAHLILPATTIGLFFMATYARMTRASMLEVGRLDFVKTARAKGLSDSLIQRRHVLRNALLPVVTLAGLQAGTLVGGAVLTETVFAWPGIGRLMYEALLQRDYNLLLGVFVVCSAMVLAFNLITDLVYRSVDPRIEFAS, from the coding sequence ATGATCTCTTTCATCGCCCAGCGGATCGCGAAGGCCATCGTCGTCCTTCTCGCGCTTGTCGTCATGAACTTCTTCCTGATCCGGATGGCGCCGGGCGATCCGGCGGTGGTGATGGCGGGCGAAGCCGGCGCCGGTGACCAGCTCTTCATCGCCCAGCTACGCGAGAAGTTCGGCCTCGACAAGCCACTGCCGGTGCAACTGTTCCTCTATGTCAAAGGCATCGTCGGCCTCGATCTCGGATTTTCGTTTCGCCAGCAGATGCCAGTCTCCAAGCTGATTCTCGATCGCCTGCCGGCGACGCTGTTGCTGACGGGTACCGCGTTTGCGATCTCGCTCGCGTTCGGCATCCTGTTCGGCGCGTTGGCGGCGCGCTTTGCCGGCACCTGGGCCGACACTGCGATTACGGTCGCGGCGCTGATCTTCTACGCCACTCCGCTATTCTGGGTCGCGCTGATGGCGATCTTGCTGTTTTCGGTGGCGCTGGATTGGCTGCCGAGTTTTGGGTACGAGACGGTCGGCGCAGGCTACACCGGCCTTGCGCATGTGCTCGATGTCGCCGCCCATCTGATCTTGCCGGCCACGACGATCGGGCTGTTCTTCATGGCGACCTATGCCCGCATGACCCGCGCCTCGATGCTCGAGGTCGGCAGGCTCGACTTCGTCAAGACGGCGCGCGCCAAGGGCCTGTCGGACTCCTTGATTCAGCGCCGCCACGTGCTGCGCAATGCCTTGTTGCCGGTTGTCACCTTGGCCGGCTTGCAGGCCGGCACACTGGTCGGCGGCGCGGTACTGACCGAAACCGTGTTCGCGTGGCCGGGGATCGGCCGCCTGATGTACGAGGCGCTGCTGCAGCGGGACTACAATCTGCTGCTCGGCGTTTTCGTCGTCTGCTCGGCCATGGTGCTGGCGTTCAACCTGATCACGGACCTCGTCTATCGCTCCGTCGATCCCCGCATCGAGTTCGCATCATGA
- a CDS encoding VanZ family protein — protein sequence MGWQARKSCYAVPMTIILRLFAWGLAAAIAFATLGPAEQRPHSNLGQNGEHALAFVLLGVAFGLAYARDRSRSAAFVIGFTGLVEILQFWAPGRHARLEDFVVDALAASVGLAAAMVLDWKIRRSRHSASKKNPRGTIAREDGSIRPAFVRAFSSEVDTGSRQENASKQKSRARL from the coding sequence ATGGGCTGGCAGGCGCGTAAATCGTGCTATGCCGTCCCGATGACGATCATTCTTCGACTTTTCGCCTGGGGCCTTGCCGCCGCCATCGCCTTCGCGACCCTCGGACCGGCGGAGCAACGGCCGCACTCGAACCTGGGGCAGAACGGGGAGCATGCGCTTGCCTTTGTGCTGCTGGGAGTGGCCTTCGGACTGGCCTATGCGCGAGATCGGTCGCGCTCGGCGGCCTTCGTTATCGGCTTCACCGGTTTGGTCGAGATCCTGCAGTTCTGGGCGCCGGGCCGGCATGCCCGCCTGGAGGACTTTGTCGTCGACGCGCTGGCGGCATCCGTCGGGCTTGCGGCCGCTATGGTTCTCGACTGGAAGATCAGGCGATCTCGCCACAGCGCATCGAAGAAAAATCCTCGCGGGACGATCGCCCGCGAGGATGGCTCAATAAGACCTGCGTTCGTTAGAGCGTTTTCCAGCGAAGTGGACACCGGTTCGCGTCAAGAAAACGCGTCAAAACAAAAATCTAGAGCCCGGCTCTGA
- a CDS encoding thiamine pyrophosphate-binding protein produces the protein MAVTEDKGLPEASEKSWHGIVLQTLKHNDIRLVPYVPDRVLTTLIRNLHADPFFTTFPAAREEEAVGIVSGAWMGGMRGAVLMQTSGFATLANVLASLAIPYQIPLIMFVSERGTLGEFNYGQSLVCRTMRPVLDSLAMEHHTITRLDELEFIVDRSIKQAITTQAPVALILSPLLTGGKVFDK, from the coding sequence ATGGCGGTTACGGAGGACAAAGGCTTGCCCGAAGCTTCCGAGAAGAGCTGGCACGGCATCGTGCTGCAAACCCTCAAGCACAACGATATCCGCCTGGTCCCCTACGTGCCCGACCGCGTCCTGACGACGCTGATCAGGAACCTGCACGCCGATCCCTTCTTCACCACATTCCCCGCGGCACGCGAAGAGGAAGCGGTCGGTATCGTTTCCGGCGCCTGGATGGGTGGCATGCGCGGCGCGGTGCTGATGCAGACGTCCGGATTCGCAACGCTGGCCAACGTGCTGGCGTCGCTGGCAATCCCCTATCAGATCCCGCTGATCATGTTCGTGTCCGAGCGCGGCACGCTCGGCGAATTCAACTACGGCCAGTCGCTGGTCTGCCGCACCATGCGGCCGGTGCTGGACTCGCTCGCGATGGAGCATCACACCATCACCCGACTGGATGAACTCGAATTCATCGTCGACCGCTCTATCAAGCAGGCCATCACAACGCAGGCGCCGGTGGCGCTGATCCTCTCGCCGCTTCTGACCGGCGGCAAAGTCTTCGACAAGTGA
- the hyi gene encoding hydroxypyruvate isomerase, whose product MPKFAANLTMLFSEQPFLDRFAAAKAAGFHGVEYLFPYDFDKADLREQLHQHGLTQVLHNLPAGNWAAGERGIAILPDRVDEFRDGVGRAIDYAKALDCRQLNCLVGIAPDGADATDLNETLIGNLRFAADALAKEQIKLLIEPINTIDIPGFFLNKTAQALQLIADVRSSNLFVQYDIYHMQVMEGDIARSLQKHLPRIAHVQLADNPGRNEPGTGEINYPFLFRHLDAIGYRGWIGCEYKPRTTTVEGLGWHAALTADT is encoded by the coding sequence GTGCCGAAATTTGCCGCCAATCTCACCATGCTGTTCAGCGAGCAGCCGTTCCTCGATCGCTTTGCCGCCGCCAAGGCCGCGGGATTTCACGGGGTCGAATATCTATTCCCGTACGATTTCGACAAGGCCGATCTGCGCGAGCAGTTGCACCAGCACGGCCTGACCCAGGTGCTGCACAATCTCCCCGCCGGCAACTGGGCGGCCGGCGAGCGCGGCATCGCCATCTTGCCTGACCGGGTCGATGAATTCCGCGACGGCGTCGGACGCGCCATAGATTACGCCAAGGCGCTCGATTGCCGTCAGCTCAATTGCCTGGTCGGCATCGCGCCTGACGGTGCTGATGCGACCGATCTCAACGAGACATTGATCGGCAATCTCCGCTTCGCGGCGGATGCGCTCGCCAAGGAGCAGATCAAGCTCCTGATCGAGCCGATCAACACCATCGACATCCCCGGCTTTTTCCTGAACAAGACCGCACAGGCGCTTCAGCTCATTGCGGATGTGCGCTCCAGCAATCTGTTTGTGCAGTACGACATCTACCACATGCAGGTGATGGAGGGTGACATTGCCCGAAGCTTGCAAAAGCATCTGCCGCGCATCGCCCATGTGCAACTCGCCGACAATCCTGGCCGCAATGAGCCGGGTACCGGCGAGATCAACTATCCCTTCCTGTTCAGGCATCTCGACGCTATTGGTTATCGCGGCTGGATCGGCTGCGAATACAAGCCAAGGACGACGACGGTCGAGGGCCTCGGTTGGCACGCCGCGCTGACCGCCGATACCTAA
- a CDS encoding 2-hydroxy-3-oxopropionate reductase, with protein sequence MIDIGFIGLGTMGRPMAGHLQTAGHRLFLHDVAPIAPELVAAGGVVCKSGKEVAEQADVVIIMVPDTPHVEAVLFGPGGVAEGLSKGQIVVDMSSISPLATKEFAKKVEALGADYLDAPVSGGEVGAKAASLTIMVGGPERAFNATKPVFDKMGKNVTLVGANGDGQTTKVANQIIVALTIEAVGEALLFASKAGADPALVRKALMGGFASSRILEVHGERMVKRNFEPGFRIELHQKDLDLALEGARALGLSLPSTALAQQLFSACTAHGGKAWDHSGMVRALEMMASHEVAKA encoded by the coding sequence ATGATCGATATCGGCTTTATCGGCCTCGGCACCATGGGGCGCCCGATGGCGGGCCATCTCCAGACGGCAGGCCACCGCCTGTTTCTGCACGACGTCGCGCCGATTGCACCGGAGCTCGTTGCGGCGGGAGGTGTTGTCTGCAAATCCGGCAAGGAGGTCGCCGAGCAGGCCGACGTCGTCATCATCATGGTGCCTGATACGCCGCACGTCGAGGCGGTCTTGTTCGGGCCGGGCGGCGTCGCCGAGGGGCTCTCGAAGGGGCAGATCGTTGTCGACATGAGCTCGATCTCGCCGCTCGCCACCAAGGAGTTTGCGAAGAAAGTCGAGGCGCTCGGCGCCGATTATCTCGACGCGCCAGTATCCGGCGGCGAGGTCGGCGCGAAGGCGGCGAGCCTCACCATCATGGTCGGCGGACCGGAGCGCGCGTTCAACGCGACGAAGCCCGTGTTCGACAAGATGGGCAAGAACGTCACCCTCGTCGGTGCCAACGGCGATGGGCAGACCACCAAGGTCGCCAACCAGATCATCGTGGCGCTGACGATCGAGGCAGTGGGCGAGGCGCTGTTGTTTGCATCAAAAGCCGGCGCGGATCCGGCGCTGGTGCGTAAGGCGCTGATGGGCGGCTTTGCATCGTCGCGGATTCTCGAAGTGCATGGCGAGCGCATGGTGAAGCGCAACTTCGAGCCGGGCTTTCGCATCGAGCTGCACCAGAAGGATCTCGATCTGGCGCTAGAGGGCGCACGTGCGCTTGGCCTTTCCTTGCCGAGCACGGCGCTTGCCCAGCAATTGTTCAGCGCCTGCACCGCGCATGGCGGCAAGGCATGGGACCATTCGGGAATGGTGCGCGCGCTCGAAATGATGGCGAGCCACGAAGTCGCTAAAGCCTGA
- a CDS encoding DUF1236 domain-containing protein, protein MNNRLAVSLIAASLLTSGAAFAQSTTAQGAADGAAAGAEVGGPIGAIVGGTVGAAVGAAVEIPNAVINSVPRDRSVVVREHVVVGEPLPPTVELRPVPRHTEYRYAVVNDRRVIVEPRTRRVVRILD, encoded by the coding sequence ATGAATAATCGTTTGGCAGTTTCACTGATTGCTGCGTCGTTGCTGACCTCTGGCGCGGCATTCGCGCAATCGACAACTGCGCAGGGTGCCGCGGACGGAGCTGCCGCGGGCGCTGAAGTCGGTGGCCCGATCGGCGCGATCGTCGGCGGCACGGTGGGTGCCGCAGTCGGTGCTGCCGTAGAAATTCCGAACGCCGTGATCAATTCGGTCCCGCGAGACCGTTCTGTCGTGGTTCGTGAGCATGTGGTGGTGGGTGAGCCGCTGCCGCCGACCGTCGAACTGCGTCCAGTGCCGCGGCACACCGAGTACCGCTATGCGGTGGTCAACGATCGCCGGGTGATCGTCGAACCGCGCACGCGCAGGGTTGTGAGGATCCTCGACTAG
- a CDS encoding 2-hydroxyacid dehydrogenase encodes MRCVLVSKSLDLRFYLGPQFMRAADRIEIINHPHEGPATDVRLAVAWHPPDDAFDYYPNLQAVCSIGAGVDNILACPSLRPDVDVIRVVDPEQAQMMSGFVAWHVIGHQRRFASYQAQQREECWQRLGQRRAQDVPVGILGFGEIGRRVAADLALLGFPVMAWSRTAKPTPQGISGFDGAAGLDAMLGQTEILVNLLPLTPETRGILNRKTFARMYRGGYLIQVGRGEHLVEADLLAALEDGQLAGAALDVFATEPLAPHHPFWRHPRIVVTPHDACEVSVEAIGATFRATAEALRAGRRPPHSIDRERGY; translated from the coding sequence ATGCGCTGCGTCCTGGTTAGCAAGAGCCTCGATCTTCGCTTCTATCTCGGCCCGCAATTCATGCGCGCTGCCGACCGTATCGAAATCATCAACCATCCCCACGAAGGTCCGGCAACGGACGTGCGGCTGGCAGTGGCCTGGCACCCACCGGATGACGCCTTCGATTACTATCCCAATCTGCAGGCGGTCTGCTCGATCGGCGCCGGCGTCGACAATATTCTGGCGTGTCCCAGCCTGCGACCCGATGTCGATGTGATCCGTGTCGTCGATCCGGAGCAGGCGCAGATGATGTCGGGCTTTGTTGCCTGGCACGTCATCGGACATCAGCGGCGCTTTGCGTCCTATCAGGCGCAGCAGCGCGAGGAATGCTGGCAGCGTCTCGGCCAGCGCCGGGCGCAGGACGTGCCGGTCGGCATTTTGGGCTTTGGCGAGATTGGCCGTCGGGTCGCCGCCGATCTCGCTCTGCTTGGTTTCCCCGTCATGGCGTGGAGCCGGACCGCAAAGCCGACGCCGCAAGGCATAAGCGGCTTCGACGGTGCGGCAGGCCTCGATGCGATGCTCGGCCAGACGGAAATCCTCGTGAACCTGCTGCCGCTGACGCCGGAAACCCGGGGCATCCTCAACCGCAAGACATTCGCCCGAATGTATCGCGGCGGCTACCTGATCCAGGTCGGCCGCGGCGAGCATCTGGTCGAAGCGGATCTGCTTGCCGCGCTGGAGGATGGGCAACTGGCGGGAGCCGCGCTCGATGTCTTCGCAACCGAGCCGCTGGCGCCGCACCATCCGTTCTGGCGGCATCCGCGCATCGTCGTCACGCCGCACGATGCCTGCGAGGTGAGCGTGGAAGCGATCGGCGCGACTTTCCGTGCGACCGCGGAAGCGCTACGGGCCGGCCGGCGCCCACCGCACTCCATCGATCGCGAACGGGGCTATTGA